GATGCGGGCGTCGCGGTAGAACCGCTCTGCGGGGTGGTCCGTGACGAATCCCGCGCCGCCGTGGACCTGGATGCCCTCGTCGGCCACGTCGACGGCGCGTTCGCTGGCGAACAGTTTCGCCATGCTGGCGAACTTGGCGGCGGTCTGATCGTCGCCACTCTCGACGTGCGTGGCCGCGCGGTACGTCAGCGACCGGGCCGCCTCCACGTCAGTCGCCATCTCGGCTAGCTTGTGGCTGATGGCCTGGTACTCGGCTATCTTCTGTCCGCCCTGCTCGCGTTCGTTGGCGTACTCGACCGCCGCGTCCACCGCCGCCTGCGCGACGCCGACGGCCTGCGCGGCGACGCTGACCCGGCCGTCGGCGAAGAACGCCATCAGTTGGTAGAACCCCTGGTCCACCGCGCCGATGACGTTCTCCTCCGGCACGTACACGTCGTCGAGGACGACTTCGGCGAGGTCGGAGGCGCGGATGCCGAGTTTGTTCTTGATGGGCGTCGTCTCGAACCCCTCGAGGTCCGTGGGGACGAGGAACGCCGTGATGCCGCGGTGGCGTTCGCCCGGCGTCGTCTTCGCCATCACGACGGCCACGTCGGCGACGGTGCCGTTCGTTATCCACATCTTCGTCCCGTCGAGGACGTACCCGCCGTCCGCTTCCTCCGCGCGCGTCTCGATACCGGCCACGTCGGACCCGTGAGCCGGTTCGGAGATGCACGAACAGGTCGCGGCGTCGCCCGAGGCGACCTTCGGTAACCACTCCTCTTTCATCCAGTCGTCGCCGAACTGCTGTATCATCGTCGTGCCGAACCCGCGGGACCCGATTGCGCTCCCGATGCCGGGGTCGGCGCGCCACAGTTCCTCGGTGACGACGACGGACGACAGCGTGTCCATCCCGGGCCCGCCGTACTCCTCGGGGATGTTGGGCGCGACGAGGTCGTACTTCGCCGCCTCCTCGATCAGGTCGTGGGGGTACTTCCGTTCCTCGTCGTGTTCGCGGGCGACGGGCCGTATCTCGTTCTCGCCGAACTCCCGTACCATCTCGCGAATCGCCCGTTGCTCGTCGTTCAGTTGGAAACTCATTCGCTGTCACCTCCGGCGTCCGCCTCGCGTTCGCGCAGTTCGAACTTCTGGACCTTGCCCGTCGTCGTCCGCGGCAGTTCGTCGATGAACGCCACCTCGCGGGGGTGTTTGTACTCCGCGAGGTTCTCGAGGCAGTATTCCCGCACGTCGTCGGGCGTCAGGTCGGCGTCCGGAACGGGGACGACGAACGCCTTCACGGTCTCGCCGCGGCGTTCGTCCGGGATGCCGACCACCGCCGCGTCCGCGATGGCGGGGTGTTCGAAGAGGAGTTCCTCCACCTCCCGCGGGTAGACGTTGTAGCCGCCGGTGACGATCATGTGCTTCTCGCGGTCCACGACGTAGTAGAAGTCGTCCTCGTCGCGGTAGCCCACGTCGCCGGTGTGGAACCACCGCTTGCCGTCCGCTTCGGTGAACGCCTCCTCGTTCGCCTCCGGCAGGCCGTAGTACCCCTGCATCACGTTCGGCCCGTGGATGACCAGTTCGCCCGTAATCTCGTCTAAGTCGACCGTCTCCTCGTCCACCGGCCCCTCCGCGACGGGCGGCACGTCCTCGAAGTCGTCGTCGACGATGCGAGCCTCCAGTCCGTCGAGGGGCTTGCCGATGCTGCCGGGACGGCGCGCACCGGGGTAGTTCGCGTGCGTCACCGGACTGGTCTCCGTCAGGCCGTACCCCTCGTACAGTTCCACGTCGAACGTCTCCTCGAACTGTCGCATCACCTCGATGGGGAGACTGCTCCCGCCGGAGTTCGCGAAGCGAATCGACGAGATGTCGTAGTCGTCCGCGCCGTCGAAGTTTATCAGGTCGTTGAACATCGCGGGGACGCCGTGCATCACGGTCAACTGCTCGGCTTCGATGGCCGACAGGGTGTCCTCGGCGTCCCACGCGGGGAGGGGGTAGTAGCCGCCGCCCTCGAACAGGGTGGCTATCATCGTCACCGTCATCCCGTAGATGTGGAAGAGTGGGAGGACGCCGAGGAACTTGTCGTCGGGGTCGACGCCGCCGGGCAGCAGTTTCGCCGTCGCCCGCGCGTCCCACGCGAGGTTGTGATGCGTGAGGAGGACGCCCTTCGGCTTTCCCGTCGTGCCCGACGTGTACGGCTGGACCGCCACGTCGTCGTCGTCGCGTTCGACCACTGCGGCGGGTTCGTCGGCGAGGAACTCCTCGAACGGAATCGCCCCCTCCGCCTCGCCGCCGACGCTCACCACGTGTTCGACGTCGGTGTCGTCGCGGACGGCGTCCACGAACGGCACGAGGTCCGCGAGGGCGACGACGACGGTGGCACCGCTGTCGGCGAGCAGGTGCGATATCTCCCGCGTCTTGTACTGGGGGTTCATCGGGACGACGATGCCCCCCGCGTGTAGCGTCCCGTGGAAGGCGGTGACGAACTGCGGGAGGTTCGGGAGGTAGACGGCGACTCTGTCGCCCG
This portion of the Halogeometricum rufum genome encodes:
- a CDS encoding acyl-CoA dehydrogenase family protein; protein product: MSFQLNDEQRAIREMVREFGENEIRPVAREHDEERKYPHDLIEEAAKYDLVAPNIPEEYGGPGMDTLSSVVVTEELWRADPGIGSAIGSRGFGTTMIQQFGDDWMKEEWLPKVASGDAATCSCISEPAHGSDVAGIETRAEEADGGYVLDGTKMWITNGTVADVAVVMAKTTPGERHRGITAFLVPTDLEGFETTPIKNKLGIRASDLAEVVLDDVYVPEENVIGAVDQGFYQLMAFFADGRVSVAAQAVGVAQAAVDAAVEYANEREQGGQKIAEYQAISHKLAEMATDVEAARSLTYRAATHVESGDDQTAAKFASMAKLFASERAVDVADEGIQVHGGAGFVTDHPAERFYRDARITKIYEGTSEIQKNIVADQIL
- a CDS encoding long-chain-fatty-acid--CoA ligase produces the protein MTNMVQDIAAAVESYPEETAVGFRGQEWSYEQLWGMTGQFAAGLADHGIGPGDRVAVYLPNLPQFVTAFHGTLHAGGIVVPMNPQYKTREISHLLADSGATVVVALADLVPFVDAVRDDTDVEHVVSVGGEAEGAIPFEEFLADEPAAVVERDDDDVAVQPYTSGTTGKPKGVLLTHHNLAWDARATAKLLPGGVDPDDKFLGVLPLFHIYGMTVTMIATLFEGGGYYPLPAWDAEDTLSAIEAEQLTVMHGVPAMFNDLINFDGADDYDISSIRFANSGGSSLPIEVMRQFEETFDVELYEGYGLTETSPVTHANYPGARRPGSIGKPLDGLEARIVDDDFEDVPPVAEGPVDEETVDLDEITGELVIHGPNVMQGYYGLPEANEEAFTEADGKRWFHTGDVGYRDEDDFYYVVDREKHMIVTGGYNVYPREVEELLFEHPAIADAAVVGIPDERRGETVKAFVVPVPDADLTPDDVREYCLENLAEYKHPREVAFIDELPRTTTGKVQKFELREREADAGGDSE